The following are encoded together in the Saccharospirillaceae bacterium genome:
- a CDS encoding YbjQ family protein — MLISNMEIVPGKEIISHLGLVQGSTVRAKHAGRDIMAGLKNIFGGELKGYTELLSESRDEAIERLKEQAQAIGANAIVNVRFSTSSIAAGASEIFVYGTAVIVEDR; from the coding sequence ATGTTGATCAGTAATATGGAAATAGTCCCAGGCAAAGAAATTATCAGCCACCTGGGACTGGTTCAGGGCAGTACAGTAAGAGCTAAACACGCGGGCCGCGACATTATGGCCGGGCTGAAGAATATTTTTGGTGGAGAGCTTAAAGGTTATACCGAACTGCTTTCAGAATCTCGCGATGAGGCAATTGAGCGACTGAAGGAACAGGCGCAAGCCATCGGTGCCAACGCAATTGTAAACGTGCGTTTTTCGACATCATCCATTGCAGCCGGGGCATCGGAGATTTTTGTTTACGGAACCGCGGTGATCGTGGAGGACCGCTAA
- a CDS encoding acyl-CoA dehydrogenase, with the protein MSTTLGSLLLIVALLGLAYKRVNLKTSALVVGAIAALGFFGPASATFTTIAAVLTAVLAVLSIESFRANTITRPIFAIYKKILPEMSETEATALEAGTVWWDGELFAGKPNWHKLIDHPNPSMSPEEIAFLDNQVETLCSMIDEWEISNQGDMSKEVWEYIQKERFFSMIIPKEYGGLGFSAQAQSAVLQKLSGLSGAVFSTVGVPNSLGPGELLLKYGTEEQKNHYLPRLADGREIPCFGLTGPRAGSDATSLPDTGVVCKGEWEGKEVLGLKLNFSKRYITLAPVATVVGLAFRMFDPEKLLGDKYDVGITVALLPRNLKGMDIGNRHKPIGSPFMNGPIFGKDVFIPLDFIIGGADNAGEGWRMLVECLSVGRCITLPSSGAGGGKYGIAAAGAYARIRRQFGVPIAKLEGVQDSLARIAGNAYISAAAARVTAISIDQGEKPSVPSAILKYNLTEAARQIAIDSMDVHGGKAIIKGPGNYVESGYSSVPVAITVEGANILTRSMITFGQGAIRCHPFVLSEMDAAKANDLKAFDKALFGHFGFIFSNMSRSAVLSLTNSAITSVPVSGPTKKYYKQINRYAANFALMVDMCMFSLGGELKFRELISARLADMVSKMYLASMVLKHWEDQGRQKEDLILVEYAMNKLFSEFEAAQVGLIENLPARPVAWLLRALTMPLGRTATEPSDKMIAKIVDLTSANTATRERLIEGIYRSDNGKNPLFQYDSLLDRVERADPIYKKIGIAIKAGKFDESNLTIEGRIHDAVEMGILTKDEGDFMIAFEKDVLDMVNVDDFPLEHFGEVSIKHDEAAPAKKTRKKQTEETAEV; encoded by the coding sequence ATGTCTACAACTCTGGGGAGCTTGCTCCTGATCGTTGCGCTGCTGGGCTTAGCCTATAAGCGCGTTAACCTGAAGACCTCCGCACTTGTGGTAGGTGCTATTGCTGCTCTGGGTTTCTTTGGCCCGGCGTCTGCAACTTTCACCACCATCGCCGCTGTTCTGACAGCTGTGCTTGCGGTACTGAGCATTGAAAGCTTTCGTGCTAATACCATCACCCGCCCGATCTTCGCTATTTACAAGAAGATTCTGCCAGAAATGTCAGAGACTGAAGCAACTGCTTTAGAAGCCGGTACTGTTTGGTGGGATGGCGAACTGTTCGCAGGTAAGCCTAACTGGCACAAACTGATCGATCACCCAAACCCATCAATGAGCCCGGAAGAAATCGCGTTCCTGGACAACCAGGTTGAAACCCTGTGCTCCATGATTGATGAGTGGGAAATCTCTAACCAGGGCGACATGTCAAAAGAAGTGTGGGAGTACATCCAGAAAGAACGCTTCTTCTCTATGATCATTCCAAAAGAATACGGCGGCTTAGGTTTCTCCGCTCAGGCTCAGTCTGCTGTTTTGCAGAAGCTGTCTGGTCTGTCAGGTGCTGTATTCTCTACCGTTGGTGTACCAAACTCTTTGGGCCCTGGCGAGCTGTTACTGAAGTACGGTACTGAAGAACAGAAAAATCACTACCTGCCACGTTTGGCTGACGGTCGTGAAATTCCATGTTTCGGTCTGACTGGCCCGCGTGCTGGTTCTGACGCTACCTCTTTGCCGGATACCGGTGTGGTGTGTAAAGGTGAGTGGGAAGGAAAAGAAGTTCTGGGCCTGAAACTGAACTTCTCAAAACGTTATATTACCCTGGCACCAGTGGCTACCGTTGTTGGTCTGGCATTCCGTATGTTTGACCCGGAGAAACTGTTGGGCGACAAATACGACGTCGGCATCACTGTTGCTCTGTTGCCGCGTAACCTGAAAGGTATGGACATCGGTAACCGTCATAAGCCGATTGGCTCTCCGTTCATGAACGGCCCGATCTTCGGTAAAGACGTATTTATCCCGCTGGACTTCATCATTGGTGGCGCTGATAACGCCGGTGAAGGCTGGCGCATGCTGGTTGAGTGTCTGTCTGTTGGCCGTTGTATTACACTGCCTTCTTCTGGTGCCGGTGGTGGCAAATACGGCATCGCTGCAGCCGGTGCTTACGCACGTATTCGTCGTCAGTTCGGTGTACCGATTGCCAAACTGGAAGGTGTTCAGGATTCTCTGGCACGCATCGCTGGTAATGCCTACATCAGTGCAGCTGCAGCGCGCGTTACCGCCATTTCTATCGATCAGGGTGAAAAGCCATCCGTACCTTCTGCCATTCTGAAGTACAACCTGACTGAAGCTGCTCGCCAGATCGCAATCGACAGCATGGACGTTCATGGTGGTAAGGCCATCATCAAAGGTCCGGGTAACTACGTTGAATCCGGTTACTCCTCCGTGCCTGTTGCCATTACCGTAGAAGGCGCGAACATCCTGACTCGTTCCATGATTACGTTTGGCCAGGGCGCGATCCGTTGTCATCCATTCGTACTGTCAGAAATGGATGCAGCGAAAGCCAATGACCTGAAAGCGTTCGATAAAGCACTGTTTGGTCACTTCGGTTTCATCTTCTCCAACATGTCCCGTTCTGCGGTTCTGAGCCTGACTAACTCAGCGATCACCAGCGTTCCTGTTTCTGGCCCAACCAAGAAATACTACAAGCAGATCAACCGTTACGCGGCGAACTTCGCACTGATGGTTGATATGTGTATGTTCTCTCTGGGTGGCGAGCTGAAATTCCGCGAATTGATCTCTGCCCGTCTGGCTGACATGGTCTCTAAGATGTATCTGGCTTCGATGGTGCTGAAGCACTGGGAAGATCAGGGTCGTCAGAAAGAAGATCTGATTCTGGTTGAATACGCTATGAACAAGCTGTTCTCTGAATTTGAAGCGGCTCAGGTTGGTCTTATCGAGAACCTGCCGGCGCGTCCTGTTGCCTGGTTATTGCGTGCGCTGACGATGCCTCTGGGTCGTACTGCGACTGAACCTAGCGATAAGATGATTGCTAAGATTGTTGACCTGACGTCAGCCAACACGGCGACTCGTGAGCGTCTGATCGAAGGCATCTACCGCAGCGACAACGGCAAGAACCCTCTGTTCCAATATGACTCTCTGCTGGATCGCGTTGAACGAGCTGATCCGATCTACAAGAAGATTGGCATTGCCATCAAAGCTGGTAAGTTCGATGAATCTAATCTGACCATCGAAGGCCGCATCCATGATGCCGTTGAGATGGGTATCCTGACGAAAGACGAAGGCGATTTCATGATCGCATTCGAGAAGGACGTTCTGGATATGGTTAACGTGGACGACTTCCCACTGGAACACTTCGGTGAGGTTTCCATCAAGCATGATGAGGCTGCTCCAGCAAAGAAGACCCGTAAGAAACAAACAGAAGAAACTGCTGAAGTTTAA